From Neodiprion pinetum isolate iyNeoPine1 chromosome 7, iyNeoPine1.2, whole genome shotgun sequence, a single genomic window includes:
- the LOC124223413 gene encoding cytadherence high molecular weight protein 3 isoform X2 produces MRYIEFLEEQRLRDERNHEILGALDKIDGSLARMTARTDRLGILRKQYEAYLLRLYANRSAGGNGDSGVGSHNDEKPSKTGVQQTRKNRGPTQNATDNPAIFIPQTNYPQSYLGSSNTSQFNVPRYAGGQEIRPEVEVFQKSGQGDGPKVAQSGHTQQLFCGTRDLNLQNIPTSQTQLAKQFSEPQFPRPSHQFASSTRFRDVSNPYLEENPRSPYLVDQVDPSMIGLRSDRTNVRMVPEFPIDLTDENFGPYRHSTPLPGYLDYSTRYSRNPSGHEAMNLALRSGFTRTDLENVVHRNEQILPRDYLHNSETIKPSLQTSKLASEKRRTLDHNPSEETYEDDLDQYINRIRSLHRENNQSLEVLDIEQNTSGDLLNATLSEDGPLEPLALHSDDKVKIKKIDAPVVADNFEAATTAVFSNNRDIPNSKLQQMMNDKNFAAKPKLVESDVVSQAALESDVTLDNLSISATRDDILSETASLGVSHIQDKSAVASDKLRPKVEPPITDLRATDLNIEVVATVSKNSPADLNVLLPNKPGEIQVSNSAREEYLSTLKKGRDLDKKITADKPTLENVPTRDEDFPAEETEVHEDIEGDKVTLIKPEQVNEQVIDVVKELRPPSLQHYERNIVEVHVNDEDKKDKNTPKILPDDTGKQITALDLPENDKKQLEAIPDASYQDDALERQFEQNPDQEYSNYDHYSAQNLPQDVNESLDTGQRFEQNPQQSYDPDTHEQLDYDGKPIDNEFAQVQQSHGPEPDQLEDSNQVCNTDQQYQPDTTQQYAQESNPHDPYGQYSTDPSQQYVADPNEEYRHDSNEQHIAGSDEQYVVNPNDHYTADPNEQYSADPNAQYGYYDDKSYQNDQNAAYDNAGNEQYDYGDNQGYEHDPNQQYEQDPSQQYEQDPSQHYEQDPSQQYEQDPSQQYEQDPNQQYEQDPSQQYEQDPSQQYEQDPNQQYEQDPSQQYEQDPSQQYEQDPNQQYEQDPSQHYEQDPSQQYEQDPSQQYEQDPSQQYEQDPSQQYEQDPSQQYEHDPNQEYEHDPNQQFVHESYARDTDQEYKEQGYGENQGYDPTGYEESEQHGNLEVGDDPDEIYENRNMNLESSEQNYPAIDTEKSNRTTSHEVAESDYTRVKDHSVEEKKKDKDVIRALLESDTESTIERNPSNNTESDFDFN; encoded by the exons TACATCGAGTTTCTCGAAGAACAGCGTCTTCGCGATGAAAGAAATCACGAAATTCTAGGAGCGCTAGATAAGATTGACGGTAGTCTAGCACGCATGACCGCCAGGACCGATCGCTTAGGAATTTTACGG AAACAGTATGAAGCCTATTTGCTACGTCTGTACGCGAACCGAAGTGCAGGTGGAAATGGCGACAGCGGCGTTGGCAGCCACAATGATGAGAAACCATCGAAAACCGGTGTCCAGCAGACAAGAAAAAACCGTGGTCCAACGCAAAACGCCACAGACAACCCTGCAATCTTCATTCCTCAGACAAATTATCCCCAGAGTTACCTCGGCTCTTCGAACACGTCGCAGTTCAATGTCCCGAGATACGCTGGGGGCCAAGAAATCCGTCCAGAAGTTGAGGTTTTCCAAAAAAGTGGTCAAGGCGATGGTCCCAAGGTTGCGCAATCCGGCCACACACAGCAGCTCTTCTGCGGTACTAGAGATTTGAACTTGCAAAACATTCCCACGTCTCAAACGCAGCTAGCGAAACAGTTCTCTGAGCCTCAATTCCCAAGACCGAGTCACCAGTTTGCATCTTCGACGAGGTTCCGGGACGTTTCCAATCCGTATCTGGAGGAGAATCCGAGGTCACCTTACCTGGTCGATCAGGTTGATCCGTCGATGATTGGTCTGAGGTCCGATAGAACGAATGTGAGGATGGTACCGGAATTTCCGATCGACTTAACAGACGAAAATTTCGGGCCGTACAGACACAGCACGCCGCTTCCTGGTTATCTGGACTATTCGACTCGGTACTCGAGAAACCCTTCGGGACATGAAGCAATGAACCTTGCTCTCAGGTCTGGATTCACCAGGACCGATTTGGAGAACGTTGTTCATAGAAACGAGCAGATTTTACCTAGGGATTATCTTCACAATTCGGAGACTATTAAGCCTTCTTTGCAAACCTCGAAGTTGGCTTCGGAAAAACGAAGAACTTTGGATCACAACCCGAGTGAAGAAACGTACGAGGATGATCTTGACCAGTACATAAACAGAATTCGAAGTCTCCATCGGGAGAATAATCAAAGTCTGGAGGTGCTTGACATTGAACAAAACACTAGCGGAGATCTACTCAATGCTACACTGTCGGAAGATGGACCGTTGGAACCCTTGGCGCTTCACTCGGATGATAAAGTCAAAATCAAGAAAATTGATGCACCAGTAGTTGCGGATAATTTTGAGGCGGCAACTACAGCGGTCTTTTCAAACAATCGTGATATTCCTAATTCCAAGTTGCAACAAATGATGAACGATAAGAATTTTGCCGCCAAGCCAAAGCTCGTAGAATCAGACGTCGTTAGTCAGGCGGCATTGGAGTCCGATGTGACACTTGACAATTTATCTATTTCCGCGACAAGAGATGACATACTTTCGGAAACAGCTTCTCTCGGCGTAAGCCATATCCAAGATAAGTCTGCAGTGGCCAGTGATAAACTTAGACCAAAGGTTGAGCCACCCATCACAGATTTGAGAGCTACGGATTTAAATATCGAAGTGGTTGCGACAGTGTCTAAAAATAGCCCTGCTGATCTAAATGTACTTTTGCCAAATAAACCTGGTGAAATTCAAGTATCAAACTCCGCCCGGGAGGAATATTTAAGTACGCTGAAAAAGGGTCGCGatcttgacaaaaaaattaccgcAGACAAACCAACGCTGGAAAACGTTCCGACGAGAGATGAGGATTTTCCAGCCGAGGAGACGGAAGTTCACGAAGATATCGAAGGAGACAAGGTGACGCTGATCAAACCGGAACAAGTTAACGAACAAGTAATCGACGTTGTTAAGGAATTGCGGCCACCAAGTTTGCAGCACTACGAGAGAAACATTGTTGAAGTTCACGTTAATGATGAAGAcaagaaagataaaaatacgCCAAAAATATTGCCTGATGATACTGGGAAACAAATCACTGCGTTAGACTTACCCGAGAACGATAAAAAGCAATTGGAAGCGATTCCAGACGCTTCGTATCAGGATGACGCATTGGAAAGACAATTCGAGCAGAATCCAGATCAGGAATACTCAAATTACGACCACTACTCTGCACAAAATCTTCCCCAGGATGTCAATGAAAGTCTTGACACCGGTCAAAGGTTTGAGCAGAATCCTCAACAGTCATACGATCCTGACACACACGAACAGCTTGATTACGACGGGAAACCAATTGACAATGAATTTGCTCAGGTGCAGCAGTCTCACGGTCCTGAACCTGATCAACTGGAAGATTCTAACCAAGTCTGTAACACTGATCAACAATACCAGCCGGATACGACGCAACAGTACGCACAAGAATCAAATCCACATGATCCATATGGACAGTACTCAACTGACCCCAGCCAACAATACGTGGCTGATCCTAATGAAGAGTACAGACATGATTCTAACGAACAGCACATAGCTGGTTCTGATGAACAGTATGTGGTTAATCCCAACGATCACTACACAGCTGATCCGAACGAGCAGTATTCAGCTGATCCAAACGCACAATACGGTTACTATGACGATAAATCGtaccagaatgatcagaaTGCAGCGTACGATAATGCTGGAAATGAACAGTACGATTACGGGGATAATCAAGGCTACGAGCACGATCCAAATCAGCAGTATGAACAGGACCCGAGTCAGCAGTATGAACAAGATCCAAGTCAGCACTATGAACAGGATCCAAGTCAGCAGTATGAACAAGATCCGAGTCAGCAGTATGAACAGGATCCAAATCAGCAGTATGAACAGGACCCAAGTCAGCAGTATGAACAAGATCCGAGTCAGCAGTATGAACAGGATCCAAATCAGCAGTATGAACAGGACCCAAGTCAGCAGTATGAACAAGATCCGAGTCAGCAGTATGAACAGGATCCAAATCAGCAGTATGAACAGGACCCAAGTCAGCACTATGAACAAGATCCGAGTCAGCAGTATGAACAGGATCCAAGTCAGCAGTATGAACAGGACCCAAGTCAGCAGTATGAACAAGATCCAAGTCAGCAGTATGAACAGGATCCAAGTCAGCAGTATGAACATGATCCAAATCAGGAGTATGAACATGATCCAAACCAGCAGTTTGTACATGAATCTTACGCGCGGGATACTGACCAGGAATACAAAGAGCAAGGATAT